In Populus trichocarpa isolate Nisqually-1 chromosome 7, P.trichocarpa_v4.1, whole genome shotgun sequence, the following proteins share a genomic window:
- the LOC7485068 gene encoding NAC domain-containing protein 82 isoform X1: MGRNSSLPPGFRFHPTDVELVKYYLKRKVLGKKFHFQAIAEIEINKYAPWDLPNKSCLRTRDLKWYFFCPTEKKYASGVRKKRATDIGYWKTTGKDRSVQYKNEVVGMIKTLVFHIGKPPRGERTDWVMYEYRLEEKELADKGIAQDEYVLCQIFKKDGPGPKNGAQYGAPFNEDEWDDGDDEVEKEVNAQPAILPALMDAPAFMLPNNPNMTIATSSCVPESMCTGPLISCPSQAPSTACTTLPRVSNDDVASTKALQFVHGGVNGGEADSFAGMSAPAFQQPCNPNSSILASSSSYVPENTCSAYIPSVGATQVEAPQIVDDNDDILSMLAVFYNDNPESADFGGIAKPETDIFQNLGDLPTLEGGGDSIPISQYFMDPTLPGSADFGGIAKPGTDIFQNLGDLPTLEGGADFLELMDLETPLYHSWGK, encoded by the exons ATGGGGAGAAATAGTTCATTGCCTCCTGGCTTTAGGTTCCATCCAACTGATGTGGAACTGGTAAAATACTATCTGAAAAGAAAAGTGCTGGGGaagaaatttcattttcaagcAATTGCAGAGATTGAGATTAACAAATATGCCCCGTGGGATCTTCCCAATAAATCTTGTTTGAGAACTAGGGATCTGAAATGGTACTTCTTTTGCCCTACAGAAAAGAAGTATGCAAGTGGGGTAAGAAAGAAGCGTGCCACTGATATTGGTTATTGGAAAACCACTGGCAAAGACAGATCTGTTCAGTACAAAAATGAAGTTGTCGGGATGATAAAAACTTTGGTTTTTCATATTGGCAAGCCACCTAGAGGGGAGCGAACAGACTGGGTTATGTATGAATATAGACTTGAAGAAAAAGAGTTGGCTGACAAAGGAATTGCTCAAGATGAGTACGTCCTCTGTCAGATATTCAAGAAGGATGGACCTGGTCCAAAAAATGGTGCGCAGTATGGAGCACCATTTAATGAGGATGAATgggatgatggtgatgatgaggtgGAGAAGGAAGTGAATGCCCAGCCAGCTATTTTACCTGCTCTCATGGATGCACCTGCATTTATGCTGCCAAACAATCCAAACATGACCATCGCTACAAGCTCATGCGTGCCAGAGAGCATGTGCACTGGACCGCTTATATCATGCCCTTCCCAAGCCCCATCAACAGCTTGCACTACCCTTCCTAGGGTTTCTAATGATGATGTTGCTTCTACAAAAGCTCTTCAGTTTGTGCATGGGGGTGTGAATGGTGGTGAAGCTGATTCTTTTGCTGGCATGTCAGCACCAGCTTTTCAACAACCATGTAACCCCAACAGTTCCATCCTTGCTAGCTCTAGCTCATATGTACCAGAAAATACGTGCTCTGCTTACATTCCTAGCGTGGGTGCTACTCAAGTGGAAGCTCCTCAAATTGTGGATGACAATGATGATATCCTTTCAATGCTGGCTGTCTTCTACAATGACAATCCTGAG AGTGCGGACTTTGGTGGGATTGCAAAGCCAGAGACTGATATATTTCAGAACTTGGGAGACCTTCCCACCCTGGAAGGTGGTGGGGATAGTATCCCCATCTCACAATATTTCATGGATCCAACGCTTCCAGGCAGTGCGGACTTTGGTGGGATTGCAAAGCCAGGGACTGATATATTTCAGAACTTGGGAGACCTTCCCACCCTGGAAGGTGGTGCGGACTTTTTGGAGCTGATGGATCTAGAGACCCCGCTCTATCATAGTTGGGGGAAATAA
- the LOC7485068 gene encoding NAC domain-containing protein 82 isoform X2 — MGRNSSLPPGFRFHPTDVELVKYYLKRKVLGKKFHFQAIAEIEINKYAPWDLPNKSCLRTRDLKWYFFCPTEKKYASGVRKKRATDIGYWKTTGKDRSVQYKNEVVGMIKTLVFHIGKPPRGERTDWVMYEYRLEEKELADKGIAQDEYVLCQIFKKDGPGPKNGAQYGAPFNEDEWDDGDDEVEKEVNAQPAILPALMDAPAFMLPNNPNMTIATSSCVPESMCTGPLISCPSQAPSTACTTLPRVSNDDVASTKALQFVHGGVNGGEADSFAGMSAPAFQQPCNPNSSILASSSSYVPENTCSAYIPSVGATQVEAPQIVDDNDDILSMLAVFYNDNPEDFFSPKFSFDLLLRLGMECGLWWDCKARD; from the exons ATGGGGAGAAATAGTTCATTGCCTCCTGGCTTTAGGTTCCATCCAACTGATGTGGAACTGGTAAAATACTATCTGAAAAGAAAAGTGCTGGGGaagaaatttcattttcaagcAATTGCAGAGATTGAGATTAACAAATATGCCCCGTGGGATCTTCCCAATAAATCTTGTTTGAGAACTAGGGATCTGAAATGGTACTTCTTTTGCCCTACAGAAAAGAAGTATGCAAGTGGGGTAAGAAAGAAGCGTGCCACTGATATTGGTTATTGGAAAACCACTGGCAAAGACAGATCTGTTCAGTACAAAAATGAAGTTGTCGGGATGATAAAAACTTTGGTTTTTCATATTGGCAAGCCACCTAGAGGGGAGCGAACAGACTGGGTTATGTATGAATATAGACTTGAAGAAAAAGAGTTGGCTGACAAAGGAATTGCTCAAGATGAGTACGTCCTCTGTCAGATATTCAAGAAGGATGGACCTGGTCCAAAAAATGGTGCGCAGTATGGAGCACCATTTAATGAGGATGAATgggatgatggtgatgatgaggtgGAGAAGGAAGTGAATGCCCAGCCAGCTATTTTACCTGCTCTCATGGATGCACCTGCATTTATGCTGCCAAACAATCCAAACATGACCATCGCTACAAGCTCATGCGTGCCAGAGAGCATGTGCACTGGACCGCTTATATCATGCCCTTCCCAAGCCCCATCAACAGCTTGCACTACCCTTCCTAGGGTTTCTAATGATGATGTTGCTTCTACAAAAGCTCTTCAGTTTGTGCATGGGGGTGTGAATGGTGGTGAAGCTGATTCTTTTGCTGGCATGTCAGCACCAGCTTTTCAACAACCATGTAACCCCAACAGTTCCATCCTTGCTAGCTCTAGCTCATATGTACCAGAAAATACGTGCTCTGCTTACATTCCTAGCGTGGGTGCTACTCAAGTGGAAGCTCCTCAAATTGTGGATGACAATGATGATATCCTTTCAATGCTGGCTGTCTTCTACAATGACAATCCTGAG gattttttttccccaaaattttcttttgacttgctTCTCAGGTTGGGCATGG AGTGCGGACTTTGGTGGGATTGCAAAGCCAGAGACTGA